The nucleotide window GTCCAGCCCCTGGCCGTCAGTGCCGGCGACGTGCTGCCGCTGGTGGTGGCCGGTGGCGTGTCAAAACAGAACGGCAACGGCTCATCGCAGAAGCCTTGCTAGGAAAAGGCCAAGAGGCCATGCTGTTGCCAATCAAAACAACAGGTAACAACAGATGGTCTCGAAAAAACTCCTGGTCGGCGCCGCCGTTTCCCTGGCGCTGGCCGGCTGCAGCCAGAACATCCAGGCGCCCCAGGCCCCCGTCGCCCAGCTCCAGATGCAGGGCCAATCCCAGGCCCTGCAGGCCCTGGTCGATGAATTCATCCCCGCCCTCTGGGAACAGTACCCCACCTGGGCACTCTACGTGGGTTACTACCGGCACGCCGGTGAGCTGCCCATCCCGAATGCCGAGGGCCGCGCCAGGCAGCTGGCCTTTGCCGATACCTGGCTGAAGCGCTTCGACGCCATCGATGCCAGCCAACTGCCGGCCAGCGAGCAGATCGACCTCAAGCTGATCCAGAACCAGCTCCGGGGCATCCGCTTCGGCATCAATGAACTCAAGAGCTGGCAGTGGAACCCGGCCCAATACAACGTGGCCGGCGTGCTGGCCAGGCTGCTGAACGAGGAATTCGCCCCCGAGGCCGAACGCCTGGGCCTGATGATCGGCCACCTGGAGCAGGTGCCGGCCTACTACGCCGCCGCCCGGGCCAGCATCCACAATCCGACCCTGGTCCACACCAGCCTGGCCATAGGCCAGAACCAGGGCGCCTTCAGCGTGCTCAACCAGGCCCTGCTGGACAGGGTCGCCGGCTCCGCCCTGAGCGCGGCCGACAAGCTACGTTTCGAGTCGGCCTACTGGCAGGCCAAGGCCGCCATCCAGAGCCATGTGCGCTGGCTGGAAGCCCTCAAGGGCCGGCTCGAAAAGGAAGGCGCCCGCTCCTTCCGCCTGGGCGAGGCCCTCTACGAGCAGAAGTTCGCCAACGACATCCAGTCCGGCCTGACCGCCAGGCAGATGTACCACAAGGCCCTGGCCGACAAGGAGCAGGTGCTTGGCGAGATGATCAAGCTCACCGACCAGCTCTGGCCCAAGTACTTCCCGGGCCAGGCCCAGCCCGCCGACCAGCGCCAGGCGGTACGGACCCTGATCCAGCACC belongs to Gallaecimonas sp. GXIMD4217 and includes:
- a CDS encoding DUF885 domain-containing protein; this encodes MVSKKLLVGAAVSLALAGCSQNIQAPQAPVAQLQMQGQSQALQALVDEFIPALWEQYPTWALYVGYYRHAGELPIPNAEGRARQLAFADTWLKRFDAIDASQLPASEQIDLKLIQNQLRGIRFGINELKSWQWNPAQYNVAGVLARLLNEEFAPEAERLGLMIGHLEQVPAYYAAARASIHNPTLVHTSLAIGQNQGAFSVLNQALLDRVAGSALSAADKLRFESAYWQAKAAIQSHVRWLEALKGRLEKEGARSFRLGEALYEQKFANDIQSGLTARQMYHKALADKEQVLGEMIKLTDQLWPKYFPGQAQPADQRQAVRTLIQHLSVKHVDRDDFVPAIKAQIPELEAFIRAKDLLTLDPSKPLVVRETPQYMRGFAGASISAPGPYDSGANTYYNVTPLDGMSDAQAESYLREYNHWILQVLNIHEAIPGHYTQLVYSNQSPSLVKSLFGNGAMVEGWAVYTERMMLEAGYGDFEPELWLMYYKWNLRVICNTILDYSLHVLGMTEEEALDLLMNDAFQEEAEARGKWKRATLSQVQLTSYYSGFREIYDLREELKARQGDAFDLKAFHEQFLSYGSAPVRDIRTLMLSQ